From one Esox lucius isolate fEsoLuc1 chromosome 11, fEsoLuc1.pri, whole genome shotgun sequence genomic stretch:
- the LOC105008122 gene encoding uncharacterized protein LOC105008122 isoform X5: MFSASLLMLLLAAASCVHCQVVLTQAEQSVQGTPGGSLKLTCACSGFTLSGAYMHWIRQAPGKGLEWIIFYRSDSDKSNSQAVQGRFTASKDSTNFYLHMNQLKPEDSAVYYCAITTGGYFDYWGKGTLVTVSTATATAPTLFPLAQCGSGTKDMLTLGCMATGFTPPSITFKWKDSTTTALTDFIQYPSVQSNGKYMGVSQLSVKKADWEKRNFICAVEHSTGPKDVVFKKPVSEPMTVILNPPKVYNLFVNHQAVLECVINGKNTNAVRNARIAWNVNKQSRRDGISEVVKNDQQTPRKVSTLTLNRRDWGTVNTVQCSAESNGITTGNQELVINHGCEGYSVSANILSEESMNDKGVVTLVCLVVSPSLCDFYILWKEGSTPQDEQNSEVVTNPPQKTHSGSYTITSIFTTSKGKWDNNVKFSCSVTHAGLDTGTGPREISVSKPSVSEPMTVILNPPKVYNLFVNHQAVLECVINGKNTNAVRNARIAWNVNKQSRRDGISEVVKNDQQTPRKVSTLTLNRRDWGTVNTVQCSAESNGITTGNQELVINHGCEGYSVSANILSEESMNDKGVVTLVCLVVSPSLCDFYILWKEGSTPQDEQNSEVVTNPPQKTHSGSYTITSIFTTSKGKWDNNVKFSCSVTHAGLDTGTGPREISVSKPSVPEPMTVTLNPPRAYSLFVNHQAVLECVINGKNTNAVRNARIAWNVNKQSRRDGISEVVKNDQQTPRKVSTLTLNRRDWGTVNTVQCSAESNGITTGNQELVINHGCKGYSVSANILSEESMNDKGVVTLVCLVVSPSLCDFYILWKEGSTPQDEQNSEVVTNPPQKTHSGSYTITSIFTTSKGKWDNNVKFSCSVTHAGLDTGTGPREISVSKPSVPEPMTVTLNPPRVYSLFVNHQAVLECVINGKNTNAVRNVRIAWNVNKQSRREGISEVVKNDQQTPRKVSTLTLNRRDWGTVNTVQCSAESNGITTGNQELVINHGCKGYSVSAHILSEESMNDKGVVTLVCLVVSPSLCDFYILWKEGSTPQDEQNSEVVTNPPQKTHSGSYTITSIFTTSKGKWDNNVKFSCSVTHAGLDTGTAPREISVSKPSVPEPMTVTLNPPRVYSLFVNHQAVLECVINGKNTNAVRNARIAWNVNKQSRRDGISEVVKNDQQTPRKVSTLTLNRRDWGTVNTVQCSAESNGITTGNQELVINHGCKDFSVSAHILPEEYMNDKGVVTLVCLVVSPSLCDFYILWKEGSTPQDEQNREVVTGPPQKTHSGSYTITSIFTTSKGKWDNNVKFSCSVTHAGLDTGTGPREISVSKPSVSEPMTVTLNPPRVYSLFVNHQAVLECVINGKNTNAVRNARIAWNVNKQSRREGISEVVKNDQQTPRKVSTLTLNRRDWGTVNTVQCSAESNGITTGNQELVINHGCKDFSVSAHILPEEYMNDKGVVTLVCLVVSPSLCDFYILWKEGSTPQDEQNREVVTGPPQKTHSGSYTITSIFTTSKGKWDNNVKFSCSVTHSGLDTGTGPREISVSKASVPKPMTVTLNPPKVYNLFVNHQAVLECVINGKNTNAVRNARITWNVNKQSRRDGISEVVKNEQQKPRKVSTLTLNRRDWGTVNTVQCSAESNGIKTGIQELVVNHGCKDFSVSAHILPEGSMNDKGVVTLVCLVVSPSLCDFYILWKEGSTPQDEQNREVVTGPPQKTLSGSYTITSIFTTSKGKWDNNVKFSCSVTHAGLDTDTAPREISLSKALEKNQLPMPDGDSVTECNKMDDEEDEFRSLWSTASIFIILFSLSITYSAVISLVKMKP, translated from the exons GGCTACTTCGACTACTGGGGGAAAGGGACCTTGGTAACAGTTTCCACag CCACAGCAACTGCCCCGACTTTGTTCCCTTTGGCACAATGTGGTTCTGGGACCAAAGATATGCTGACTCTGGGTTGCATGGCCACTGGCTTCACGCCTCCTTCCATCACCTTTAAATGGAAAGACTCCACCACGACTGCCCTGACTGATTTCATCCAATACCCCTCTGTCCAGAGCAATGGAAAGTACATGGGAGTTAGTCAGCTTAGCGTAAAGAAAGCAGACTGGGAAAAGAGGAATTTCATATGTGCTGTAGAGCATTCAACTGGTCCAAAGGATGTGGTATTTAAGAAACCAG TCTCAGAACCGATGACAGTGATACTGAACCCACCAAAAGTGTACAACTTGTTTGTGAACCATCAAGCAGTGCTGGAATGTGTCATCAAtggcaaaaacacaaatgcagttCGTAATGCCAGAATCGCCTGGAACGTCAACAAACAGTCCAGGAGAGATGGAATCAGTGAGGTGGTTAAAAATGACCAACAAACACCCAGGAAGGTCAGCACTCTGACCCTGAACCGGAGGGACTGGGGCACAGTGAATACTGTCCAGTGTTCTGCAGAGTCAAATGGCATCACAACAGGAAATCAGGAACTCGTCATCAATCATGGAT GCGAAGGCTATTCAGTGTCTGCTAACATTCTATCAGAGGAGTCCATGAATGACAAAGGGGTTGTGACCCTGGTCTGCCTGGTGGTCAGTCCATCACTTTGTGACTTCTATATCTTGTGGAAAGAGGGCAGCACCCCCCAAGATGAACAAAACAGTGAAGTTGTTACTAATCCACCTCAGAAAACCCATAGCGGGAGTTACACCATCACCAGCATCTTCACCACCAGCAAAGGGAAATGGGACAACAATGTGAAATTCTCCTGCTCCGTCACACACGCAGGGTTGGATACTGGCACAGGTCCTAGAGAGATCAGTGTGTCGAAGCCCTCGG TCTCAGAACCGATGACAGTGATACTGAACCCACCAAAAGTGTACAACTTGTTTGTGAACCATCAAGCAGTGCTGGAATGTGTCATCAAtggcaaaaacacaaatgcagttCGTAATGCCAGAATCGCCTGGAACGTCAACAAACAGTCCAGGAGAGATGGAATCAGTGAGGTGGTTAAAAATGACCAACAAACACCCAGGAAGGTCAGCACTCTGACCCTGAACCGGAGGGACTGGGGCACAGTGAATACTGTCCAGTGTTCTGCAGAGTCAAATGGCATCACAACAGGAAATCAGGAACTCGTCATCAATCATGGAT GCGAAGGCTATTCAGTGTCTGCTAACATTCTATCAGAGGAGTCCATGAATGACAAAGGGGTTGTGACCCTGGTCTGCCTGGTGGTCAGTCCATCACTTTGTGACTTCTATATCTTGTGGAAAGAGGGCAGCACCCCCCAAGATGAACAAAACAGTGAAGTTGTTACTAATCCACCTCAGAAAACCCATAGCGGGAGTTACACCATCACCAGCATCTTCACCACCAGCAAAGGGAAATGGGACAACAATGTGAAATTCTCCTGCTCCGTCACACACGCAGGGTTGGATACTGGCACAGGTCCTAGAGAGATCAGTGTGTCGAAGCCCTCGG TCCCAGAACCGATGACAGTGACACTGAACCCACCAAGAGCGTACAGTTTGTTTGTGAACCATCAAGCAGTGCTGGAATGTGTCATCAAtggcaaaaacacaaatgcagttCGTAATGCCAGAATCGCCTGGAACGTCAACAAACAGTCCAGGAGAGATGGAATCAGTGAGGTGGTTAAAAACGACCAACAAACACCCAGGAAGGTCAGCACTCTGACCCTGAACCGGAGGGACTGGGGCACAGTGAATACTGTCCAGTGTTCTGCAGAGTCAAATGGCATCACAACAGGAAATCAGGAACTCGTCATCAATCATGGAT GCAAAGGCTATTCAGTGTCTGCTAACATTCTATCAGAGGAGTCCATGAATGACAAAGGGGTTGTGACCCTGGTCTGCCTGGTGGTCAGTCCATCACTTTGTGACTTCTATATCTTGTGGAAAGAGGGCAGCACCCCCCAAGATGAACAAAACAGTGAAGTTGTTACTAATCCACCTCAGAAAACCCATAGCGGGAGTTACACCATCACCAGCATCTTCACCACCAGCAAAGGGAAATGGGACAACAATGTGAAATTCTCCTGCTCCGTCACACACGCAGGGTTGGATACTGGCACAGGTCCTAGAGAGATTAGTGTGTCGAAGCCCTCGG TCCCAGAACCGATGACAGTGACACTGAACCCACCAAGAGTGTACAGTTTGTTTGTGAACCATCAAGCAGTGCTGGAATGTGTCATCAAtggcaaaaacacaaatgcagttCGTAATGTCAGAATCGCCTGGAACGTCAACAAACAGTCCAGGAGAGAAGGAATCAGTGAGGTGGTTAAAAATGACCAACAAACACCCAGGAAGGTCAGCACTCTGACCCTGAACCGGAGGGACTGGGGCACAGTGAATACTGTCCAGTGTTCTGCAGAGTCAAATGGCATCACAACAGGAAATCAGGAACTCGTCATCAATCATGGAT GCAAAGGCTATTCAGTGTCTGCTCACATTCTATCAGAGGAGTCCATGAATGACAAAGGGGTTGTGACCCTGGTCTGCCTGGTGGTCAGTCCATCACTTTGTGACTTCTATATCTTGTGGAAAGAGGGCAGCACCCCCCAAGATGAACAAAACAGTGAAGTTGTTACTAATCCACCTCAGAAAACCCATAGCGGGAGTTACACCATCACCAGCATCTTCACCACCAGCAAAGGGAAATGGGACAACAATGTGAAATTCTCCTGCTCCGTCACACACGCAGGGTTGGATACTGGCACAGCTCCTAGAGAGATCAGTGTGTCGAAGCCCTCGG TCCCAGAACCGATGACAGTGACACTGAACCCACCAAGAGTGTACAGTTTGTTTGTGAACCATCAAGCAGTGCTGGAATGTGTCATCAAtggcaaaaacacaaatgcagttCGTAATGCCAGAATCGCCTGGAACGTCAACAAACAGTCCAGGAGAGATGGAATCAGTGAGGTGGTTAAAAATGACCAACAAACACCCAGGAAGGTCAGCACTCTGACCCTGAACCGGAGGGACTGGGGCACAGTGAATACTGTCCAGTGTTCTGCAGAGTCAAATGGCATCACAACAGGAAATCAGGAACTCGTCATCAATCATGGAT GCAAAGACTTTTCAGTATCTGCTCACATTCTCCCAGAAGAGTACATGAATGACAAAGGGGTTGTTACCCTTGTCTGCCTGGTGGTCAGTCCATCACTTTGTGATTTCTATATCCTGTGGAAAGAGGGCAGCACCCCCCAAGATGAACAAAACCGTGAAGTTGTTACTGGTCCACCTCAGAAAACCCATAGCGGGAGTTACACCATCACCAGCATCTTCACCACCAGCAAAGGGAAATGGGACAACAATGTGAAATTCTCCTGCTCCGTCACACACGCAGGGTTGGATACTGGCACAGGTCCTAGAGAGATCAGTGTGTCGAAGCCCTCGG TCTCAGAACCGATGACAGTGACACTGAACCCACCAAGAGTGTACAGTTTGTTTGTGAACCATCAAGCAGTGCTGGAATGTGTCATCAAtggcaaaaacacaaatgcagttCGTAATGCCAGAATCGCCTGGAACGTCAACAAACAGTCCAGGAGAGAAGGAATCAGTGAGGTGGTTAAAAACGACCAACAAACACCCAGGAAGGTCAGCACTCTGACCCTGAACCGGAGGGACTGGGGCACAGTGAATACTGTCCAGTGTTCTGCAGAGTCAAATGGCATCACAACAGGAAATCAGGAACTCGTCATCAATCATGGAT GCAAAGACTTTTCAGTATCTGCCCACATTCTCCCAGAAGAGTACATGAATGACAAAGGGGTTGTTACCCTTGTCTGCCTGGTAGTCAGTCCATCACTTTGTGATTTCTATATCCTGTGGAAAGAGGGCAGCACCCCCCAAGATGAACAAAACCGCGAAGTTGTTACTGGTCCACCTCAGAAAACCCATAGCGGGAGTTACACCATCACCAGCATCTTTACCACCAGCAAAGGGAAATGGGACAACAATGTGAAATTCTCCTGTTCCGTCACACATTCTGGGTTGGATACTGGCACAGGTCCTAGAGAGATCAGTGTGTCGAAGGCCTCGG TCCCAAAACCGATGACAGTGACACTGAACCCACCAAAAGTGTATAACTTGTTTGTGAACCACCAAGCAGTGCTGGAATGTGTCATCAAtggcaaaaacacaaatgcagttCGTAATGCCAGAATCACCTGGAACGTCAACAAACAGTCCAGGAGAGATGGAATCAGTGAGGTGGttaaaaatgaacaacaaaaacCCAGGAAGGTCAGCACTCTGACCCTGAACCGGAGGGACTGGGGCACAGTGAATACTGTCCAGTGTTCTGCAGAGTCAAATGGCATCAAAACTGGAATTCAGGAACTTGTCGTCAATCATGGAT GCAAAGACTTTTCAGTGTCTGCTCACATTCTGCCAGAGGGGTCCATGAATGACAAAGGGGTTGTGACCCTGGTCTGCCTGGTGGTCAGTCCATCACTTTGTGATTTCTATATCTTGTGGAAAGAGGGCAGCACCCCCCAAGATGAACAAAACCGTGAAGTTGTTACTGGTCCACCTCAGAAAACCCTTAGCGGGAGTTACACCATCACCAGCATCTTCACCACCAGCAAAGGGAAATGGGACAACAATGTGAAATTCTCCTGCTCCGTCACACACGCTGGGTTGGATACTGACACAGCTCCTAGAGAGATCAGTTTGTCGAAGGCCTTGG AGAAGAACCAGTTACCCATGCCTGATGGAGACTCAGTTACAGAGTGTAACAAGATGGACGATGAAGAGGATGAGTTCAGAAGCCTGTGGTCCACCGCCTCAATTTTCATTATTCTCTTCTCCCTTTCTATTACCTACAGTGCAGTGATCAGTCTGGTAAAG ATGAAGCCATGA
- the LOC105008122 gene encoding uncharacterized protein LOC105008122 isoform X9 has product MESIPSSPVLKSPGEILNLSCKGTGYTFTSYGMNWIRQATGKPLEWMGWINTNTGAAGYAKSLEGRVELTKEDSVSMTHLKLSGLKAEDSAVYYCARWGYNAFDYWGKGTMVTVSSATATAPTLFPLAQCGSGTKDMLTLGCMATGFTPPSITFKWKDSTTTALTDFIQYPSVQSNGKYMGVSQLSVKKADWEKRNFICAVEHSTGPKDVVFKKPVSEPMTVILNPPKVYNLFVNHQAVLECVINGKNTNAVRNARIAWNVNKQSRRDGISEVVKNDQQTPRKVSTLTLNRRDWGTVNTVQCSAESNGITTGNQELVINHGCEGYSVSANILSEESMNDKGVVTLVCLVVSPSLCDFYILWKEGSTPQDEQNSEVVTNPPQKTHSGSYTITSIFTTSKGKWDNNVKFSCSVTHAGLDTGTGPREISVSKPSVSEPMTVILNPPKVYNLFVNHQAVLECVINGKNTNAVRNARIAWNVNKQSRRDGISEVVKNDQQTPRKVSTLTLNRRDWGTVNTVQCSAESNGITTGNQELVINHGCEGYSVSANILSEESMNDKGVVTLVCLVVSPSLCDFYILWKEGSTPQDEQNSEVVTNPPQKTHSGSYTITSIFTTSKGKWDNNVKFSCSVTHAGLDTGTGPREISVSKPSVPEPMTVTLNPPRAYSLFVNHQAVLECVINGKNTNAVRNARIAWNVNKQSRRDGISEVVKNDQQTPRKVSTLTLNRRDWGTVNTVQCSAESNGITTGNQELVINHGCKGYSVSANILSEESMNDKGVVTLVCLVVSPSLCDFYILWKEGSTPQDEQNSEVVTNPPQKTHSGSYTITSIFTTSKGKWDNNVKFSCSVTHAGLDTGTGPREISVSKPSVPEPMTVTLNPPRVYSLFVNHQAVLECVINGKNTNAVRNVRIAWNVNKQSRREGISEVVKNDQQTPRKVSTLTLNRRDWGTVNTVQCSAESNGITTGNQELVINHGCKGYSVSAHILSEESMNDKGVVTLVCLVVSPSLCDFYILWKEGSTPQDEQNSEVVTNPPQKTHSGSYTITSIFTTSKGKWDNNVKFSCSVTHAGLDTGTAPREISVSKPSVPEPMTVTLNPPRVYSLFVNHQAVLECVINGKNTNAVRNARIAWNVNKQSRRDGISEVVKNDQQTPRKVSTLTLNRRDWGTVNTVQCSAESNGITTGNQELVINHGCKDFSVSAHILPEEYMNDKGVVTLVCLVVSPSLCDFYILWKEGSTPQDEQNREVVTGPPQKTHSGSYTITSIFTTSKGKWDNNVKFSCSVTHAGLDTGTGPREISVSKPSVSEPMTVTLNPPRVYSLFVNHQAVLECVINGKNTNAVRNARIAWNVNKQSRREGISEVVKNDQQTPRKVSTLTLNRRDWGTVNTVQCSAESNGITTGNQELVINHGCKDFSVSAHILPEEYMNDKGVVTLVCLVVSPSLCDFYILWKEGSTPQDEQNREVVTGPPQKTHSGSYTITSIFTTSKGKWDNNVKFSCSVTHSGLDTGTGPREISVSKASVPKPMTVTLNPPKVYNLFVNHQAVLECVINGKNTNAVRNARITWNVNKQSRRDGISEVVKNEQQKPRKVSTLTLNRRDWGTVNTVQCSAESNGIKTGIQELVVNHGCKDFSVSAHILPEGSMNDKGVVTLVCLVVSPSLCDFYILWKEGSTPQDEQNREVVTGPPQKTLSGSYTITSIFTTSKGKWDNNVKFSCSVTHAGLDTDTAPREISLSKALEKNQLPMPDGDSVTECNKMDDEEDEFRSLWSTASIFIILFSLSITYSAVISLVKMKP; this is encoded by the exons TGCTTTTGACTACTGGGGAAAAGGCACAATGGTTACCGTTTCATCAG CCACAGCAACTGCCCCGACTTTGTTCCCTTTGGCACAATGTGGTTCTGGGACCAAAGATATGCTGACTCTGGGTTGCATGGCCACTGGCTTCACGCCTCCTTCCATCACCTTTAAATGGAAAGACTCCACCACGACTGCCCTGACTGATTTCATCCAATACCCCTCTGTCCAGAGCAATGGAAAGTACATGGGAGTTAGTCAGCTTAGCGTAAAGAAAGCAGACTGGGAAAAGAGGAATTTCATATGTGCTGTAGAGCATTCAACTGGTCCAAAGGATGTGGTATTTAAGAAACCAG TCTCAGAACCGATGACAGTGATACTGAACCCACCAAAAGTGTACAACTTGTTTGTGAACCATCAAGCAGTGCTGGAATGTGTCATCAAtggcaaaaacacaaatgcagttCGTAATGCCAGAATCGCCTGGAACGTCAACAAACAGTCCAGGAGAGATGGAATCAGTGAGGTGGTTAAAAATGACCAACAAACACCCAGGAAGGTCAGCACTCTGACCCTGAACCGGAGGGACTGGGGCACAGTGAATACTGTCCAGTGTTCTGCAGAGTCAAATGGCATCACAACAGGAAATCAGGAACTCGTCATCAATCATGGAT GCGAAGGCTATTCAGTGTCTGCTAACATTCTATCAGAGGAGTCCATGAATGACAAAGGGGTTGTGACCCTGGTCTGCCTGGTGGTCAGTCCATCACTTTGTGACTTCTATATCTTGTGGAAAGAGGGCAGCACCCCCCAAGATGAACAAAACAGTGAAGTTGTTACTAATCCACCTCAGAAAACCCATAGCGGGAGTTACACCATCACCAGCATCTTCACCACCAGCAAAGGGAAATGGGACAACAATGTGAAATTCTCCTGCTCCGTCACACACGCAGGGTTGGATACTGGCACAGGTCCTAGAGAGATCAGTGTGTCGAAGCCCTCGG TCTCAGAACCGATGACAGTGATACTGAACCCACCAAAAGTGTACAACTTGTTTGTGAACCATCAAGCAGTGCTGGAATGTGTCATCAAtggcaaaaacacaaatgcagttCGTAATGCCAGAATCGCCTGGAACGTCAACAAACAGTCCAGGAGAGATGGAATCAGTGAGGTGGTTAAAAATGACCAACAAACACCCAGGAAGGTCAGCACTCTGACCCTGAACCGGAGGGACTGGGGCACAGTGAATACTGTCCAGTGTTCTGCAGAGTCAAATGGCATCACAACAGGAAATCAGGAACTCGTCATCAATCATGGAT GCGAAGGCTATTCAGTGTCTGCTAACATTCTATCAGAGGAGTCCATGAATGACAAAGGGGTTGTGACCCTGGTCTGCCTGGTGGTCAGTCCATCACTTTGTGACTTCTATATCTTGTGGAAAGAGGGCAGCACCCCCCAAGATGAACAAAACAGTGAAGTTGTTACTAATCCACCTCAGAAAACCCATAGCGGGAGTTACACCATCACCAGCATCTTCACCACCAGCAAAGGGAAATGGGACAACAATGTGAAATTCTCCTGCTCCGTCACACACGCAGGGTTGGATACTGGCACAGGTCCTAGAGAGATCAGTGTGTCGAAGCCCTCGG TCCCAGAACCGATGACAGTGACACTGAACCCACCAAGAGCGTACAGTTTGTTTGTGAACCATCAAGCAGTGCTGGAATGTGTCATCAAtggcaaaaacacaaatgcagttCGTAATGCCAGAATCGCCTGGAACGTCAACAAACAGTCCAGGAGAGATGGAATCAGTGAGGTGGTTAAAAACGACCAACAAACACCCAGGAAGGTCAGCACTCTGACCCTGAACCGGAGGGACTGGGGCACAGTGAATACTGTCCAGTGTTCTGCAGAGTCAAATGGCATCACAACAGGAAATCAGGAACTCGTCATCAATCATGGAT GCAAAGGCTATTCAGTGTCTGCTAACATTCTATCAGAGGAGTCCATGAATGACAAAGGGGTTGTGACCCTGGTCTGCCTGGTGGTCAGTCCATCACTTTGTGACTTCTATATCTTGTGGAAAGAGGGCAGCACCCCCCAAGATGAACAAAACAGTGAAGTTGTTACTAATCCACCTCAGAAAACCCATAGCGGGAGTTACACCATCACCAGCATCTTCACCACCAGCAAAGGGAAATGGGACAACAATGTGAAATTCTCCTGCTCCGTCACACACGCAGGGTTGGATACTGGCACAGGTCCTAGAGAGATTAGTGTGTCGAAGCCCTCGG TCCCAGAACCGATGACAGTGACACTGAACCCACCAAGAGTGTACAGTTTGTTTGTGAACCATCAAGCAGTGCTGGAATGTGTCATCAAtggcaaaaacacaaatgcagttCGTAATGTCAGAATCGCCTGGAACGTCAACAAACAGTCCAGGAGAGAAGGAATCAGTGAGGTGGTTAAAAATGACCAACAAACACCCAGGAAGGTCAGCACTCTGACCCTGAACCGGAGGGACTGGGGCACAGTGAATACTGTCCAGTGTTCTGCAGAGTCAAATGGCATCACAACAGGAAATCAGGAACTCGTCATCAATCATGGAT GCAAAGGCTATTCAGTGTCTGCTCACATTCTATCAGAGGAGTCCATGAATGACAAAGGGGTTGTGACCCTGGTCTGCCTGGTGGTCAGTCCATCACTTTGTGACTTCTATATCTTGTGGAAAGAGGGCAGCACCCCCCAAGATGAACAAAACAGTGAAGTTGTTACTAATCCACCTCAGAAAACCCATAGCGGGAGTTACACCATCACCAGCATCTTCACCACCAGCAAAGGGAAATGGGACAACAATGTGAAATTCTCCTGCTCCGTCACACACGCAGGGTTGGATACTGGCACAGCTCCTAGAGAGATCAGTGTGTCGAAGCCCTCGG TCCCAGAACCGATGACAGTGACACTGAACCCACCAAGAGTGTACAGTTTGTTTGTGAACCATCAAGCAGTGCTGGAATGTGTCATCAAtggcaaaaacacaaatgcagttCGTAATGCCAGAATCGCCTGGAACGTCAACAAACAGTCCAGGAGAGATGGAATCAGTGAGGTGGTTAAAAATGACCAACAAACACCCAGGAAGGTCAGCACTCTGACCCTGAACCGGAGGGACTGGGGCACAGTGAATACTGTCCAGTGTTCTGCAGAGTCAAATGGCATCACAACAGGAAATCAGGAACTCGTCATCAATCATGGAT GCAAAGACTTTTCAGTATCTGCTCACATTCTCCCAGAAGAGTACATGAATGACAAAGGGGTTGTTACCCTTGTCTGCCTGGTGGTCAGTCCATCACTTTGTGATTTCTATATCCTGTGGAAAGAGGGCAGCACCCCCCAAGATGAACAAAACCGTGAAGTTGTTACTGGTCCACCTCAGAAAACCCATAGCGGGAGTTACACCATCACCAGCATCTTCACCACCAGCAAAGGGAAATGGGACAACAATGTGAAATTCTCCTGCTCCGTCACACACGCAGGGTTGGATACTGGCACAGGTCCTAGAGAGATCAGTGTGTCGAAGCCCTCGG TCTCAGAACCGATGACAGTGACACTGAACCCACCAAGAGTGTACAGTTTGTTTGTGAACCATCAAGCAGTGCTGGAATGTGTCATCAAtggcaaaaacacaaatgcagttCGTAATGCCAGAATCGCCTGGAACGTCAACAAACAGTCCAGGAGAGAAGGAATCAGTGAGGTGGTTAAAAACGACCAACAAACACCCAGGAAGGTCAGCACTCTGACCCTGAACCGGAGGGACTGGGGCACAGTGAATACTGTCCAGTGTTCTGCAGAGTCAAATGGCATCACAACAGGAAATCAGGAACTCGTCATCAATCATGGAT GCAAAGACTTTTCAGTATCTGCCCACATTCTCCCAGAAGAGTACATGAATGACAAAGGGGTTGTTACCCTTGTCTGCCTGGTAGTCAGTCCATCACTTTGTGATTTCTATATCCTGTGGAAAGAGGGCAGCACCCCCCAAGATGAACAAAACCGCGAAGTTGTTACTGGTCCACCTCAGAAAACCCATAGCGGGAGTTACACCATCACCAGCATCTTTACCACCAGCAAAGGGAAATGGGACAACAATGTGAAATTCTCCTGTTCCGTCACACATTCTGGGTTGGATACTGGCACAGGTCCTAGAGAGATCAGTGTGTCGAAGGCCTCGG TCCCAAAACCGATGACAGTGACACTGAACCCACCAAAAGTGTATAACTTGTTTGTGAACCACCAAGCAGTGCTGGAATGTGTCATCAAtggcaaaaacacaaatgcagttCGTAATGCCAGAATCACCTGGAACGTCAACAAACAGTCCAGGAGAGATGGAATCAGTGAGGTGGttaaaaatgaacaacaaaaacCCAGGAAGGTCAGCACTCTGACCCTGAACCGGAGGGACTGGGGCACAGTGAATACTGTCCAGTGTTCTGCAGAGTCAAATGGCATCAAAACTGGAATTCAGGAACTTGTCGTCAATCATGGAT GCAAAGACTTTTCAGTGTCTGCTCACATTCTGCCAGAGGGGTCCATGAATGACAAAGGGGTTGTGACCCTGGTCTGCCTGGTGGTCAGTCCATCACTTTGTGATTTCTATATCTTGTGGAAAGAGGGCAGCACCCCCCAAGATGAACAAAACCGTGAAGTTGTTACTGGTCCACCTCAGAAAACCCTTAGCGGGAGTTACACCATCACCAGCATCTTCACCACCAGCAAAGGGAAATGGGACAACAATGTGAAATTCTCCTGCTCCGTCACACACGCTGGGTTGGATACTGACACAGCTCCTAGAGAGATCAGTTTGTCGAAGGCCTTGG AGAAGAACCAGTTACCCATGCCTGATGGAGACTCAGTTACAGAGTGTAACAAGATGGACGATGAAGAGGATGAGTTCAGAAGCCTGTGGTCCACCGCCTCAATTTTCATTATTCTCTTCTCCCTTTCTATTACCTACAGTGCAGTGATCAGTCTGGTAAAG ATGAAGCCATGA